From the genome of Rhinatrema bivittatum chromosome 11, aRhiBiv1.1, whole genome shotgun sequence:
TTCTGTTCAAAAGCACAGCTGGAGCAGGGACCCGTGTGAGAGAAGACAGCTGTGCGTGCCAGCAGCAGGAGGTGGTAGGGAGCAAAGCAGAGCAGGAAGATGCCGATGATGGCGAAGGACAAGCGCTTGACCTTGACCTTCTTTTGGATACTGAGGGTTCTGCTCTGGTTCACGCCCTGGAAGATCCTCAGGTAGGAGAAAGTCAGGACCAACAGAGGCAGTAAGAAGCCCGCCGTGAACCGGAAGTAGTTGAAGGCGGCGACACTACCCTGCAGTGGATACCTATCATAGCAGGTGGCATTCTCTTGCTTTCCGGCTCTCACAGATACGCCCAGATGAAAGGTGAACACCAGCAAGGTGACCAGGCCACTAACCAGGCCTGCTGTCCTACGGCTGCGCAGGAACAGCGAGCGGATGGGATACACTACTGCTAGGTAGCGGTCCAGAGAGATACAGCAGAGCAACAGGACACTGATGTACATGTTGGAATAGAAGATAAAAGCCACCAGGTAGCATACGGGGCCTCCCAGGGTCCAGACGTGGCCATTGAGAACATAGATAATCCACAAGGGGAGCGTAAGGATGTAGAGCAAGTCACAGATGGCCAGATTGAACAGGTAGATCCCCAGGACATTCTTCTGATGCTGCACCTGTAACACGATAGGCCACAGGGTCAGGGCATTGGTGGCCAGGCCCAGGAGGAAGACCACACCATACAGGCAAGCAATGGGCACCTGGCCGGACTGGAAATTTATCCCACAGCGGGCTTGCTCGTGGGGGCAGGTTGCGCTTGCATTGAACCCAGGCCTCGTGGTCTGCAGCAGAGGGTCAGGAGTCAGGCTGGGGATCATGATGGCTTGttctgaggaaggagaagtgTGTGGCCAATGCTAAACTgcaaggagaggagggagagcatCAGTGAGATCAGAGGGAAGGTAGGAAGTGACCATGTTAGCTTGTCAAACACTAAATCAATTTAAAAAGTAAAGGAAAGGTGTGACATGATGCGGCCTTTCCCCATTGGGGTTTTCCATTTCTCTtcatgtcttatttatttatttatatatttgaaagatttatattccactgatcTGCAAATCTCAGCGGATTGCAAAagaacatgcaaaaataaaatcagacagAGAAACAAAGGACAAAACTAACTCATCAAATTATTCCAAAAGTGACAAGTCAGGATTAAACAAAACGCCTTACAGTACAGTACATGAGAACGAATTTTGAGAAAGGATCTAGGGATACAGGCCAAAAGGCTAAATGAAGGTCAGTTTGAGAAGGCCATGGTGAAAAGGGGCAAGATAAATTCTGAAGAgggtagcagagagagagaggaacctcaGCGGTTAGAGGGTGTGAAACAGAAGAGGCCTTCCATGTCTTGAGAAAACAGGGTGGGAGGGAGCAAGgggaaaaggcagaagaagaggactggtctgggaaggaggtagatacCCACACTCCTGCTGTTGGTGTATGCGTACATTGGAGAGAAGAGGTTGCTAGATCACTGACCTAGGAAGCAGAAGCCCACTGTTTCTGTTCTGTGTGAGATCTTGAGTGAGTTGTTTAACTTTTCTGTGCCATGCCTTTTAGCTTACAAGCTCTTTGGCGTGTGGGTGCTGTAGGCATGTGAAGGATCTTGCATAGTGCTGCGGACACCAATGTTTCTGTGAATGTAGAAGCAAAGAAGGATGATTACTCTCTTCAGCCTGTCATTCACCTCCATAAGAGTGCATCAGTAGCCACATAATAAATAGAgttgtgcatcgttttttgtgttcgtgtcgttcttcgttttttggccaccatggaaaatgtcggtttttttcggttcgggtcttttttttcacgaaaaatcgatttttagttagtgcacgctaactccccgttagcgcgcgctaactcccgttagtgcgcactaacaaaaaccgttagattttgttactttttgttagtttttgttagtgcgcactaacgggagataGCACGctctaacggggagttagcgcgcactgactcccgttagtgcgcactgatcggaaaaacgaatttttgcgaaaaaacaggaaaatcctgatttttttcgggctccctgaaacataccaaattggacaattttgttgcaattttccaattcggcaaaaacgaatgcacatctctaataataaaCCGGCTGCAAGGtcagaaaaaaaaccacacacacacataccttctTGCCCCACACTGGGGAAGAGCTGTCTCCCTTACTCTTACCTCCATGGTTTCCCCCTTTGTCCCAGTCTGGGGCCAGGCTCCCTCTTATCCCCAGAATTCCCAGTCTAGGGAGCAGTATCACTACCCAGTTCTGTACTGGGAGAGGCTTGTATCTCCCCCTTGGTTTCTATAGCTCTCTGTGGTTTGTAAGACTGTCTAGGTTGGTGATCACCTGTGCTCCCTTAATCACCAGACAGATCATCAGGTTTAAGGAAAGGACAAAGGCAGAAATGGGGCACACAAAGGTCAGGGTCCTGGACTTCAAAGGAGAGATTTACAAAACTGCATTTCAATGCCAACGCCAtaggctttgcaccagttctcaaaaggaAAAGTCTCTGCATGCCCTTAGAAAGTGACCCTGAGGAAGAGGACCTGCAGATATTAGCACCTG
Proteins encoded in this window:
- the LOC115100811 gene encoding probable G-protein coupled receptor 132, producing the protein MIPSLTPDPLLQTTRPGFNASATCPHEQARCGINFQSGQVPIACLYGVVFLLGLATNALTLWPIVLQVQHQKNVLGIYLFNLAICDLLYILTLPLWIIYVLNGHVWTLGGPVCYLVAFIFYSNMYISVLLLCCISLDRYLAVVYPIRSLFLRSRRTAGLVSGLVTLLVFTFHLGVSVRAGKQENATCYDRYPLQGSVAAFNYFRFTAGFLLPLLVLTFSYLRIFQGVNQSRTLSIQKKVKVKRLSFAIIGIFLLCFAPYHLLLLARTAVFSHTGPCSSCAFEQKVHVVFSVSLAVSSLNSALDPVLYMLVSDSMKKDVRRAFGCQRAGSQNSVAQAQISMPGLRAVSLQLS